In the Cloacibacillus sp. genome, CGGCGGAGCTCGGCTTAAACGTCAAAAAAGCCTACTTCTCGCAGGAGAGCGCCCAGAACCTCGACTACAGCCGCACGATCTGGCAGGAGGTCAACAACACCGGTTCAAAGCTGCTCGAAGGGGCGAAGCGCAACCTGCTCGGAGCCTTCCTCTTCTCTGGAGACGAAATATACAAGCCGGTCTCCGTCCTCTCTGGCGGTGAAAAATCGCGTCTGGGGCTGCTTAAAATGCTGCTCTCCGAGTCCAACCTGCTGATCCTTGACGAGCCGACGAACCATCTCGACTACGGGACGAAAGAGCTCTTCCAAAAGGTGCTGCTCCAATATGGCGGCACCATCCTGATCGTCTCCCATGACCGCGCCTTCCTCGACGACCTCGTGAGCCGCGTAGTTGAAATACGCGACGGGAAGCTCTACGACTACCCAGGCAACTATTCGTGGTTCATTGAGAAAAGAGCCGGACGCGAAGCGCCGGTTCCCGCGGCGAAGGCCGATCCCGCGGAAAAACTTGCCGCCGAACTGCGCGCCAGCGCCGCGGAGAGCCGTCAGGATGCGAGGACGAAGGAGCAGCGGCGCGCCGAGGCCGAGGAACGCAACCGCCTCTACCGCGCGAAAAAGGATTTTGTCGAACGGCTCGCGGCCTGCGAAAAAGAAATCGCGGATGCCGAGGCGCGCAAAGAGGAGATCAACGGCCTGCTCTGCTCGCCGGAGGTGCTCGCGGACTCCCAGCGCATCCAGAGCCTGATGATCGAGCTCAAAGAAAAGGAAGAGACATTAAAAAAACTCTACGAAGAATGGGAAGAGCTCAGCATAAAAATAGAAGAGATAAAATAAATGACGCGAAAGGCGGGCGACAATAATAGATGGTATATGATTCAGTAGAACGCTTCATCACCGAACTGCCGGAATACATGCCGCGCGCGAGCCAGCTGAGCGAATTTCTCTCGGCAGCGCGCGAAAAAAGCTTCGAAGAGCTGAAAAAGATGGACTTCGCGCCCCTTGACCTGCGTTTCGGGGAATATGAGACGAAGCCGCAGGAGGAGATACCCTTTGAGGCCCATAAAAGATACTGGGACCTCCAGCTTGTCCTCGAAGGGGAGGAGCTGATTGGCTACGCACCGCTTGCGGAGCTGACGGAGACCGTTGCCTACGCGGAAAAAGACGACATCGCCTTCTACCGCGGCGAGGGACAGAACGTGAAACTCTCGCGTGAAATGGCGGTGCTGCTGGCGCCGTGGGACGGCCACCGTCCGGGGGCGAATGTTGGGGATACCTCCTGTAAAATAAAAAAGATCGTCGTTAAACTGCCCTGGTAGGGGCGAAAGCGCCGGCTGCGGGGCGTGTGGGGGACAAGAGATGGACCTGAAAAAATGCAAAATACTGCTGGACGCGATAGACTACAGGAACCTCTCGAAGGTGGCCAAAGACTACGGCTACACTCCGTCGGGCATCTGGCACATGATCGCCGCGATTGAGAACGAACTTGGCTTCCCGCTCTTCATCAGCAGCACGAGCGGCGTCATTCCCACCGACAACTGCCTGCGGCTCGTGCCCGCGCTCCGCGAGCTGCTCAAATGCAACGAGCGGCTCGCGCATACGATGGCGGAAATTCGCGGCGTTAAAAGCGGCAGCCTCACGATCGGTACATATCCGAGCGTCTCGATACAATGGCTTCCGCACGTTATAAAGGCCTTTCAGGCCGACTATCCCGGCATTGCGATCCAGATACGCGAGGGCATCAGGCAGGAGCTCCAGGGCTGGCTTGACGACAGCAGCGTTGAAATGTGCTTCTACACCTGGCGTCCGAAGATGAAATGCGCCTGGATACCGCTTCGCGACGACCCGGTCGTCGCCG is a window encoding:
- a CDS encoding YhcH/YjgK/YiaL family protein → MVYDSVERFITELPEYMPRASQLSEFLSAAREKSFEELKKMDFAPLDLRFGEYETKPQEEIPFEAHKRYWDLQLVLEGEELIGYAPLAELTETVAYAEKDDIAFYRGEGQNVKLSREMAVLLAPWDGHRPGANVGDTSCKIKKIVVKLPW
- a CDS encoding LysR substrate-binding domain-containing protein, coding for MDLKKCKILLDAIDYRNLSKVAKDYGYTPSGIWHMIAAIENELGFPLFISSTSGVIPTDNCLRLVPALRELLKCNERLAHTMAEIRGVKSGSLTIGTYPSVSIQWLPHVIKAFQADYPGIAIQIREGIRQELQGWLDDSSVEMCFYTWRPKMKCAWIPLRDDPVVAVLPLDHPLAASSSYPLARCRDEKFIMPALGRDEDIAAILEEAGISPKIAFSTIENYAAISMIECGLGMSIMNELITKGRLNKVAILPLDPPCRINFGIALPSLAKASPAAREFIEYAKRMIPEM